Part of the Sinorhizobium sp. BG8 genome, CTTCGGTCTGCTCCGAGATGATACGGGTGGCGAGCTGCTCAGACGACATTTCAAGCGAGTAGAAGCCGACCACGCCGCCGTTCTTCGCCTTGAACGAACCGTCGGCCTGGATTTCGGGCTCGTAGGCGGCCGCTATGTTGTAGGCGATGTTGGTTGCGAGCGACGTCTTGCCCATGCCGGGACGTCCTGCAAGCACGATAAGGTCGGAGCGCTGAAGGCCGCCCATGCGGGCGTCAAGCGATTGTATGCCGGTGGAGATGCCCGAAAGGCTGCCATCACGTTCGAACGCGGCACCGGCCATGTCGATGGCGAGCGCGACCGCATCGTTGAAGGACTGGAATCCCCCGTCATAGCGGCCAGTCTCGGCAAGCTCGAACAGCCTGCGCTCGGCGTCCTCGATCTGGTTCTGCGGCGGCATGTCCAGCGGCGCGTCGAAGGCGATGTTGACCATATCCTCGCCGATGGTGATCAGCGAGCGGCGCAGAGCCAGGTCGTAGATGGCCCTGCCGTAGTCTTCCGCGTTGATGATCGTCACCGCTTCGGAAGCGAGGCGTGCGAGATATTGCGGGATCGTCAGGTCTCCGACCTTGGAGTCCGAGGGCAGGTGGGTCTTGAGCGTGATGGTGGTCGCGATCTTGCCCATGCGTATGGTGTCGCCGGCGAGCTCGAAGATCTTCCTGTGCAGCGGCTCATGGAAATGGCTCGGCTTCAGGAAGTCCGACACGCGGTAGTAGGCGTCGTTGTTGACGAGGATGGCCCCGAGCAGCGCCTGTTCGGCTTCGATGTTGCCCGGTGCCTCGCGATGGTGTGGCTCGGCGTTGTCACGGCCCTGGCTGGCAAGCTTTCGCACAACATCGTTCATGATGCCGAATCTCTCCCACTATGCTTTGAAGGAGGTTGGTTTCTGCCTTTCGGCCGTCCCGGTCAAGACCTTCGGGGACGTCGCCGTGACTAGGTCCGGAGGCTTGCCGCGTTTGGGCACTGTCTTAGACTTTTCCACAGGGGGCGGATTGCAGAAAATCCACAGTGGCGGTGAATTCACCGGCCGGCGGCCCGGCGCATCGCCCGGGGTCTTGACGTCGACCCGGCGGATCTGGCGGGTTGTCTCAGAAAGACGCCTCATGCGGGAACTTGCGAGCCCCGGGCGACTGTCCTCGGCCATCCGATTCGCGCGCCTTGAGGCAATTCTCGCCGCTCTCCAGATAGTTCCGGGTCAGGGGAACGACTGTCGGGTCGTGGGCGATCTGAAGCTGGAAGATGACGAGGTTCTGCCAGCGGAAGGCGCTCTCCGAGGCGGCTAGATAGAACTCCCAGATCCTGCAGAACGCTTCGTCGTAGAGCTCCTTCGCCTTGTCGCGCTGGGCCATGAAGCGCTCGCGCCAGTGCCGGAGCGTCTCGGCATAGTGGATGCGCAGGATCTCGATGTCGGTCACGCCGAGGCCGGATTTCTCCACCGCCCGCATCACCTCGGAAAGTGCGGGAATGTATCCACCCGGGAATATGTACTTTTCGATGAACGGATTGTTCGAGGTGGGACGGTCCGTCCGCCCGATCGTGTGCAGCACCATCACCCCGTCCCGCCGGAGGAGGGCGCTGCACTTCTTGAAATAGGTCAGGTAGTTCGGTCGCCCGACATGTTCGAACATTCCGACGGACACGATCCGGTCGTAGGTGTTCGGCGCGTTGCGATAGTCCTCGAGGAGGAAGTGCACGTCATTCGAAAGTCCCTCGGCCTTTGCCCGGGCCGTCGAAATCGCGAACTGTTCGTTGGAAAGCGTAACGCCGGTGACCTTCGCCCCGAGGTAGCGCGCGAGATAGAGCGCCATGCCGCCCCAGCCACTGCCGATGTCGAGCACCGAGAGCCCGGGCCGGCCCATCAGCAGCTTGGCTGCGATGTGCCGCTTCTTCGCCAGCTGGGCATCATCAAGGCTTTGGTCCGGTGTCTCGAAGTATGCGCAAGAGTATTGCCGGTCATTGTCGAGAAACAGGTCGTAGAGTTCGCCGGTCAGGTCGTAGTGATGCTGGACATTGCTGCGCGAGCGCCTCAGCCCGTTGCGCTCGTTCACCCAGCGCAGCAGGAACCGGGCCCGCTCAAGCAGACGGTTCCATCGGCTGTCATAGTACTGGAAGTCCGGATTGCCGGTGAAAATCGTCTTGAGCAACTCGTACATGTCGCCTTCGATAATCTCGATATCGCCGGTGCCGTAACAATGTCCGAGGTAGTAGGAGGGGTCGATGATAAGGCCCCACTGCGCACCACGGGTGTTCAGCCGGATGCTGACCGGTGTGCCGGACCCGTCTCCGAAGCGCGTAATCGCTCCGTCGCAGAACGTGATCTGCAGGTTGCCACGCCGTACAAGCTTTGAAACGATTGAATCAATAATGAATTTCATGATTGCTCCGTCATGCTTTTACGGCGGAGCGGGTCTGGTCGGAAACCGGCCTGGGAAGCGGCCCGACCGCCAATCCAGTCTAACGACATAAAACAAATAACAAAAAAGCCCGGATTTCAAGCCGGGCTTCTTGAATTTGTCGCACGCGGAGCGGGCGGCCGGAAGGCCGCACACCACGTTTGTGCCTATCAGGCTTCTTCGCCTTCGCCTTCGGCTTCCGGATCGAAAAAGTCTTCCGGACGCAGGGCATCCTCGTCGACGCCGTAGATCGCGTCGGCGGAGGTGAGGCTTTCGCCCTTGGCCTGGCGCTCGGCTTCGTCGGCCGAACGGGCAACGTTCAGCTGAATGCTGATCGCGACTTCGGCGTGCAGGTGCAGGACCACCTTGTGCAGGCCGATGGTCTTGATCGGGGTGTTGAGTTCGATCTGGTTGCGGCCGACGTTGAAGCCTTCTGCTACCAGCGAATCGACGATGTCACGCGCTGCGACCGAGCCGTAGAGCTGGCCGGTTTCGCCGGCGGAGCGGACGATGACGAAGTTCTTGCCGTCGAGCTTCTCGGCGACCTTCTGGGCCTCCGACTTGCGCTCGAGGTTACGGGCTTCGAGCGTTGCGCGCTCGGCTTCAAAGCGTGCCTTGTTGGCGGCGTTAGCGCGCAGCGCCTTGCCGAGCGGCAGCAGGTAGTTGCGTGCGAAGCCGTCGCGAACCTTTACGGTTTCGCCCATCTGGCCGAGCTTGGCGATGCGTTCGAGGAGAATGACGTCCATTTCGAGTTCCTTTCTTGAGATGTCAGATTGATGGGGTACGAGGTTTTTCGCTCGGGCCGGTTGGCGTAAGCGCGATCGTGCGCCGCGTGTCCGACAGGCCTAGAACGAGAATTGCGATAACCGGGATGGTGAACAGCAGCACGGAAACGTAGGCGAGCCACAGTGCTGCCAGCCGCCAGACCTTGCCCCGGCTGCGATGATGGAGAACCGCGAAGCCGGAGAGCACGAAGCCCGCTCCGAACGTGCCGCAGATCAGGGCGCCGATGATGGCCGGAACGCCGCCCGCGAATGTCAGGACGAGGCCGCCGAGGAAGACGAAGATCGCGTTGCGGTGCATGCGAAGTGCAGCCGGCATGTCCTCGCGCGGACGCAGCCCCTTGCCGGAGGCGCGCACGATGAAGAGCGCGATGTAGTAGGCTGCGAACAGAAGGAAGACCCAGAGCGCGCCCTGCACCAGGGGCAGTGCCAGCGCGAAGATCGCCTTGATCTGGGCGACCGCGGCCGGGTCGGGGTTATAGAGGGGCTCCTGCTCCTGCAGCGTCTGAAGGACGATCTCGACCAGTCGGTCCGCCATCGTGCTGTCGTAGCCGACGATCATGCCGACGGCGATCATGCCGAGCGTCACCATGAGCGCGAGATGGGTCAGGATGTTCGACAGCGGATACCAGGCCAGCGCGTTGTCCGGGCCGCCGAGTTCGGTGGCCGGGCGTGCGAGATTGGCAAGGTTGCTGAGCCAGCCCGCCGGGATCAGCGTGATGATAACGATCAGCAGGGCAAAATGCGAGGAAACGAGCGTCGAGGCGGTGAGGCCCGCGGCAATGACGGCGATGAACGCGCTGGCATTGCCCCAGCCGAGGCCTGCAATGAGAATGGGAAGCGCGGAGGCTGCGTAGAGGAAGATCGCCAGAGTCGATTGCGCGTTCGCGCTCAGCGAAAGCAGAGCGGCGGTCACTCCGGCCACGAGGCCGATCGCAATCGAGGTCCAGTTCAGGTTCTTCACGTTCGCTGTCCTGTCTGTCCAGACAGTTAGAGGAGCTTCCTGATCTAATCTCTCAGGCGTCTCCCCAACATGGGGTTTCGGCACGGGCCCGTCCGACTGTCGGGAGGCTTTCTGCCGGTGGTTCCGATCCGCGCCCATCGCGGAAGGGAGAAGGGAGGGCGCGAGCGCCTTCCCTCAATTCGGTGTCGTCGCCCGCGGCATGGCCCGGGCGGCGGTCGGCCCTATCAGGCTACGACGTAGGGCAGCAGGCCCAGGAAACGGGCGCGCTTGATCGCCTTTGCGAGTTCGCGCTGCTTCTTCTGGGAAACGGCCGTGATGCGGGACGGAACGATCTTGCCGCGCTCGGAAATGTAGCGCGAGAGCAGGCGTACGTCCTTGTAGTCGATCTTCGGTGCGTTTGCGCCGGAGAAGGGGCAGGTCTTGCGACGGCGGTGGAACGGACGGCGTGCCGGAGCGGAAGAAATATCAGCCATTGTCTTAAATCTCCTTCAGCTTCGGTTATGCGCGGTCTTCGCGCGGACGACGGTCGCCACGGTCCGGGCGGTCGCCATCGCGGCGCGGGCCACGGTCGCCGAAGCCACGGTCGGGACGGTCGCCATCACGGCGCGGACGGTCGTCGCGGTCGCGCTTCTGCATCATCGCGGACGGGCCTTCTTCGTGGGCTTCGACGGCGATGGTCATGTAGCGCAGAACGTCTTCGTTGATGCGCATCTGACGTTCCATTTCCTGCACGGCGGCAGCCGGAGCGTCGATGTCCATCAGGGCGTAGTGAGCCTTGCGGTTCTTCTTGATGCGGTAGGTCAGGGACTTGAGGCCCCAGTTTTCTACACGCCCGACCTTGCCGCCGTTTGCTTCGATGACGCCCTTGTACTGTTCGACGAGAGCTTCAACCTGCTGAGCGGACACATCCTGCCGGGCAAGGAATACATGTTCGTAAAGAGCCATGGTGGCTTGCCTTTCTTGCGTTTGATCCATCACCCGGAACCGGCGCCAAGCCTCAACGACTGATCTCAGGACCCTTTCGGGTCGGGCAAGAAAAGCGTTTCACTAGACGGTCGAGAGCGGAGACACGGGAGGCTGGAGCTCTTGGCCCCAAACGGCTTCCTTGCGAAAACCGGCCCTCCGTTCAGCCACCAGCCGGTACGACCGGGTGTTTTGAACAGCGCGCTTATACAGAACTATGCGCTGAATGCAAGGGAAGGGGCGAAGATAGTTCGGGCGAGCGGGGAGGCTCTTCACTCGAGCTCGTCGCGAATGACCGATGTCAGAGCGCTCGGAACCGCCTCCTCGGGCACCTCGATGGTCCTGACGCCGGATGTGGTCTGCCAGGTGATACGGCAGATGAAGCTGTCGCGCATGGGCGATGGTTTCGCCTTTCCGGCTGTCGCAAACAGCTGCTCCACGGATTTCTTGTCGCTCTCGGACAACTGGTCGAACGTCATTGCGCCGCGGCTCTTGATGCGCGACTTCGGCAGCCCGAATCCGGCGAGCCCCCCGATCCTCTCGATTTTGAGGTCATCCATGCCTGATCCTATCATCCCGCGGGCGTGCGGTCACGCCTACAGTCCGACCTGCTGCCAGCCGTCATCCACCGCCTGAGCGACCGCGGCGTCACCGGGGTAGAGCTTGGCCGCCCATTTTCGCGTCCGGTTGGCGAATGTCTTCATCCGCATGTTGGGCGAGGGGCGCGAACCGGTAAGCGTGCGGTACCAGATCTGGCCGGGTTTATCCCAGCTGTTGCCGCCGATTGCCGTGGCGATCTTGTAGAAGGCGAAATTGGGGATGCCGCTGCTTTCGTGCGGATCCATTCCGGGCGCGTAGTCCGAATAGTGGACAGGCTGCGGTGCCAGGCAGTGGTTCCCGCCGGGGTCGGCCATGTCGCGAAGGCAGGTATAGCCGCTGGCCTTTGCCTGAGACCCCATGATATCCCCGCCGATGAGCCAGCTTGTGGTCCCTCCGGTCTGGGAGGCGCGCCACTGGTTGAACATCACGCCGAAGACGTCGGATGCGCTTTCGTTCAGTCCGCCGGCCTGGTTGGCATAGGCGAGCTGCAGGCTGTATTGCGTGACGCCGTGGGTGAGTTCGTGGCAGACGACGTCGTCGCCCTGGGTGAAGTCCACGAAGATCGCGCCGTCGCCGTCGCCATAGGTCATCTGGAAGCCGTTCCAGAAGGCGTTGTTGTAATTGACGCCATAGTGGACGGATGATTGCATCGTCATGCCGGCATTGTCGATCGAGTTCCGCCCGAACAATGTCTTGTAGAACTTTGCGACCGCGGTCGTGGTGTCGAAGGCGCGTTTTATGGTCCCGTCTGCCGAGCTGCCCGGGTTGGAGATCGGCGTGCCGGGCAGGGCCTGGGAATTCTTGCAGTCGTAGACAAGCACGGATGGTGCTGCCGCCAGCGTCGCGATGCCCTGCGAGACCGCGAAAGAAGTGCGCGTCAGCTTCAGCGCCTGTTCGCGGATCTTGCGGGTTTCAGCATCAAGCTTTGCCGTGTTCGCCAGCCCGTCGCGAACCGCCTTCGACAGGCGGTCGTCCTCCGACAATTTCAGAAGAACGCTCTTGGGCACAATCGTACAGTACCTGCACATCGTGAGTCCCCCTTGCTTGCGCAGTCTCTAAAATAATGCCGAGTGTCCGGTTAGTAAATCTACCGGAGGTGGTGCTGGCGAAATTCTGAAGGTTTGGATGGTCAGGTCGCAGGCGCGAGGCGCGATATCGGCCCGGCCTCGGGGCAGCGCGCTGTGGGGACCGCGAGGCGCAAGGTAGCCGGCAGGGTCAGGTGTGCCGGGGGAGGCCCCGGCACGCGAAGTTTCAGATCGGTGCGGGGAACTGCCTGTGCAGCTTCCGTATGCCCTGGAGCAGTTCCGGCGACAGGGTCAGGTCGGCGGAGGAGATGTCCGTGCTGAGCTGGTCCATCGTGGTCGCGCCGATAATCACCGAGGTCATGAACGGCCGCGACAGGCAGAAGGCCAGCGCAAGCTTCGCCGGATCGACATCGTGTTCGCGTGCGAGTGCCACATAGGCCGCCACGGCCGGCTCCTGGTGCGGTTGGTAGCGTCCGCCGAGGTCTCCGTTCTTCGTCAGGCGCGATCCTTCCGGGCGCGCGCCGTTCAGATATTTCCCGGTGAGCAGCCCGGCCGCCAGAGAAGAATAGGCCAGCAGCCCCACGTTCTCATGGTGCGAAAGCTCGGCGAGATCGAGGTCGAACGTGCGATAGAGCAGGTTGTATTCGTTCTGGATGGAGGCCATCCGCGGCAGACCGTGCTGTTCTGCGAGCTTCAGGTACGCCATCGTTCCCCAGGCCGTCTCGTTGGAAAGGCCGACGGCGCGGATCTTGCCCTGCTTCGTCAGGTCGCCGAGCGTTCCCAGGATCTCAAGCAGTTCGTCTGCCACCCGCGCGCTGTCCTGGCGCGACGGATCGTAGGTCCAGGAGTTGCGGAAGTGATAGTGTCCGCGGTTCGGCCAGTGCAACTGGTAAAGGTCGAGATAGTCGGTCTGAAGCCGCTCGAGAGTGCCGTCGATGGCTGCGAGCATGCCTTCGCGCGTCATCGGCGCGCCGCCGCGTATGTAGGGCCGGCCGGGGCCGGCAACCTTGCTGGCAAGCACGATCTTGTCCCGCTTGCCGCCCTGCTTCAGCCAGGTTCCGATGAAGCGTTCGGTATCGCCGTAGGTTTCGGGTGAAAGTGGCGTCGTCGGGTAGAGTTCGGCGGTGTCGATGAAGTTCACGCCGTGGGCGAGCGCATAGTCGAGCTGCGCATGGGCCTCGGTCTCGCTGTTCTGCGATCCCCAGGTCATGGTGCCGAGACAGATCTCCGAAACCGAAATATCGGTTCTGCCGAGCGTTCTGTATTTCATAGTGGCAATTGTCCTGCTGATTGAAACGGCCGGGAATGTAGGCTCGTCTCGGGGAAGTGCAAGCGCTTTGGACGCTGAAACGAAGGATTTTCCTGGGATGGAGCGCGGCGGAAGCGGCCATGATGGAGCGCCCGCAAGGGTGGCAAGCCTTGACTCCACTCCCCAGAATGTGAATGGAGAGTAAAAAACAAAGACGGGAGAAACCCCATGAGCGTAGCATTCACCTTTCCCGGTCAGGGCAGCCAGGCCGTCGGAATGGGCAAGGAACTGGCTGATGCCTTTCCGGAAGCCGCCGCCGTATTTGCCGAAGTCGACGAAGCGCTTGGCGAGAACCTCTCGACCCTCATGTTCGAAGGGCCGGAATCGCACCTGACGCTGACCGCCAACGCCCAGCCCGCGCTGATGGCGGTGTCCATGGCGGTCATGCGTGTCCTGGAAGCGCGTGGCTTCTCGCTTTCACAACATGCCTCATATGTGGCCGGGCACTCGCTCGGCGAATACTCGGCGCTCTGTGCCGCCGGTGCCCTGTCGATTGTCGACACGGCGCGGCTCCTGCGCATCCGCGGCAACGCCATGCAGTCGGCGGTGCCGGTCGGCGAGGGCGCCATGGCCGCGATCATCGGGCTCGAACACACCGACGTGCAGGCGATCTGCGACGAGGCATTCGTTCACGGCACCTGTCAGATCGCCAACGACAATGGCGGCGGCCAGCTGGTCATCTCCGGCGCAAAGCCGGCCGTCGAGCGTGCTGCGCGTATTGCGACCGAAAAGGGCGCCAAGCGCGCGCTGATGCTGTCGGTGTCCGCTCCCTTCCACTCGGCTCTCATGGCGCCTGCCGCCGAGGCCATGCGCGAGGCGCTGGCGCAGGTCGAGATGAAGGCCCCGGTCGTCCCGCTCATCGCCAACGTCCGTGCCGCGCCGGTGACCGACCCCAAGGAAATCACCGGCCTTCTCGTGGAACAGGTGACGGGCCAGGTGCGTTGGCGCGAGACCGTGGAATGGTTCGCGGCCAACGATGTGACGACGCTGTATGAAATCGGCTCCGGCCGCGTGCTGAGCGGGCTCGCCCGCCGGATCGACAAGTCGGTTACCGGCACGGCCGTCAACACGCCTTCCGAAATTGAAAGCGCGCTTGCCGCGCTCCTTGGCTGATCCGCAGTCGCGGACGCCGCAGTAACAGGAAAAGAACCATGTTTGATCTTTCAGGCCGCAAGGCACTGGTAACCGGAGCTTCCGGTGGTATCGGCGAGGAAATCGCCCGCATTCTCCACGCCCAGGGCGCACTTGTCGGCCTGCACGGCACGCGGGTCGAGAAGCTGGAGGCACTGGCCAACTCGCTCGGCGAGCGTGTCAGGATCTTCCCGGCAAACCTCTCCGATCGCGCCGAGGTAAAGGCTCTCGGCGAGAAGGCGGAAGCCGATCTCGGCGGCGTCGACATCCTCGTCAACAATGCCGGCATCACCAAGGACGGTCTCTTCGTGCGCATGAGCGACGAGGACTGGGACAGCGTTCTGGAAGTCAACCTGACGTCCGTCTTCCGGCTCACGCGTGAACTCACCCATCCGATGATGCGGCGCCGTTTCGGGCGCATCATCAACATCACCTCGGTGGTCGGCGTTACCGGCAATCCCGGCCAGGCCAACTACTGTGCCTCCAAGGCGGGCATGATCGGCTTCACCAAGTCGCTCGCCCAGGAGATCGCGAGCCGCAACGTCACCGTGAACTGCGTGGCGCCCGGTTTCATCGAATCGGCCATGACGGACAAGCTCAACGACAAGCAGAAGGACGCGATCATGGGAGCAATCCCGATGAAGCGCATGGGCACCGGTGTGGAGGTCGCATCGGCCGTTGCCTACCTCGCCTCGTCGGAAGCGTCCTACATGACGGGCCAGACCCTGCACGTCAACGGCGGCATGGCGATGATCTGACGGGGTGTAAAAAGCCCGGCTTGCTTGTGAAAATAGCATGTTGAACGGCGTGGACCGGGCGATTTTCGGACTTTGCGGCAGACTTAAACCGTGTTAATCGGGCCATGACTGCCAGCAGTCGACCGCGAATGTGTGGGTGTACGGCGCCGCGAGAGTGCCTGCCGAGACCGCATCTCCGGTTGAAGAGTTTGCCCGATATGCCTCGGCGTGGCGGGCATGGTTGAGTGACCGGTGCCTTGGAGGCATCGTATAAATAACAAAGGTCGAGGAATCCGACATGAGCGATATCGCAGAACGCGTAAAGAAAATTGTCATAGATCATCTGGGCGTTGACGCCGAAAAGGTCAGCGAAGGCGCAAGCTTCATCGATGATCTTGGCGCGGACTCGCTCGACACGGTCGAACTGGTCATGGCCTTCGAAGAAGAGTTCGGCGTCGAAATTCCGGACGATGCTGCAGATTCGATCCTGACCGTCGGTGACGCCGTCAAGTTCATCGAGAAGGCACAGGCCTGATCCGGGCTTTGCCCGAGCGGGCCGCATGTCGGCCCGCCACGGCTTCCCCTGTGGAGGCCGACCCTCTTCCACGAGGCGCGTAAGTTAGACAGGGTGGATCACGGACAATGAGACGTGTCGTTATCACCGGTACCGGCATGGTATCTCCCTTGGGCTGCGGCACCGAAGTGACCTGGTCCCGGCTTCTGGCCGGCCAGAGCGGCGCCCGTCGGGTGACCGAATTCGAGGTCGACGACCTCCCTGCGCAAATTGCCTGCTGTATTCCGACCGGCGACGGCACTGACGGCACGTACAATGCCGACCAGTGGATGGAGCCGAAGGAGCAGCGCAAGGTCGATCCCTTCATCACCTATGCGATGGCTGCCGCCGATATGGCGCTTGCCGATGCGGGCTGGCATCCGAAGACGGATGACGACCAGATCGCCACCGGTGTCCTGATTGGTTCCGGCATCGGCGGTCTCGAAGGCATCGTCGAAGCGGGATACACCCTGCGCGACAAGGGTCCGCGGCGCGTTTCGCCCTTCTTCATTCCCGGCCGTCTCATCAATCTGGCCTCGGGTCAGGTCTCGATCCGTCACAAGCTGCGCGGTCCCAATCATTCGGTCGTGACGGCGTGTTCGACGGGCGCCCACGCAATCGGCGACGCAAGCCGGCTGATCGCATTGGGAGACGCCGACGTCATGGTTGCGGGCGGGTCCGAATCTCCCGTCTGCCGCATCGCGCTCGCGGGCTTCGCCGCCTGCAAGGCGCTCTCCACCGCCCGTAATGACGATCCGACCGCTGCGTCCCGTCCCTATGACCGCGACCGCGACGGCTTCGTCATGGGCGAGGGCGCCGGCATCGTGATCCTTGAAGAACTCGAGCACGCCAAGGCGCGTGGCGCAAAGATCTACGCCGAGGTCGTCGGCTACGGCCTGTCGGGCGACGCATATCACATCACCGCCCCGTCAGAGGACGGCGATGGTGCCTACCGCTGCATGAGCATGGCGCTGAAGCGCGCCGGCATCTCGGCGGGAGAACTCGACTACATCAACGCCCATGGCACTTCCACCATGGCCGACACGATCGAACTCGGTGCCGTCGAGCGCCTCGTCGGCAACAACGCCGGCCGCGTTTCGATGTCTTCCACCAAGTCCGCGATCGGCCACCTTCTCGGGGCCGCCGGTGCCGTCGAGGCGATCTTCACGGCGCTTGCCATTCGCGACAACATCGCGCCGCCGACGCTGAACCTCGACAATCCCGATGTCGAGACGGCAATCGACCTCGTTCCGCACAAGGCAAGGAAGCGCGAAATCAACGTGGCGCTTTCCAATTCCTTCGGCTTCGGGGCACCAACGCCTCCATCGTGCTGCGCCGCTACGCCTGACCTCTTGATTGGTCCGCGTGGAAGCGGAATATGCTCCTGACCGGAGAAAACCACGCCGGGGTCACGACGTCGTGACCCCGAACCTGTTTTTGCCGCATTGCCTAGTATAGAGAATCGATTGATCTACAACGACCGCGATGCCGAACAACGAGGGCTGCCCGTGAGTGACACGAACAATGCCGGCGAAACGGCAAGCACCGGACCGATCATTCCCAAATCCGCCAGCGAGGCCCTGCGCCCGGAGAAGGTTCCGCAGCCGCCCCGTCGCTCGCGCAAGGCCCGCAGCCAGATCGTTATCTTTCTCAATTTCCTGCTGACGATCGTCATCTTCGTCACCATTGCGGCGATCGGCATCTTCTACTACGGCATCAACTCCTATCGGGAGGCGGGTCCGCTCACGCAGAACACCAATTTCATCGTTCGCAACGGCGCCGGTCTCAATGAGATCGCGGCGAGCCTGGAGCGCAACAACGCCATCACCGACGGCCGGGTTTTCCGCATCCTGTCGCGCGTCTATCTCGATGGCGAAACCCTGAAGGCCGGGGAGTACGAGATCAAGGCCGGCGCCTCCATGCATGACATCATGGAGCTCCTCAAGTCCGGCAAGTCGATCCTCTACAGCGTATCCGTGCCGGAGGGCCTGACGGTCAAGCAGGTGTTCGACCGTCTGCAGAACGACGCGATTCTCGAAGGCGACCTGCCTGCCGAGCTTCCGGCCGAGGGCTCGCTGATGCCCGACACCTACAAGTTCTCGCGCGGCACCAAGCGTGGGGAAATCGTCCAGCAGATGCTTTCCGCCCAGCAGGTCATGGTCGATCAGATCTGGGAGAAGCGCGACCCGGACCTGCCGATCACCACCCGCGAGGAATTCGTCACGCTTGCCTCGATCGTCGAGAAGGAAACCGCCCGTGCGGACGAGCGTCCCCGCGTCGCCGCGGTCTTCCTCAACCGGCTGAAGAAGGGCATGCGGCTGCAGTCCGACCCGACGATCATCTACGGGATCTTCGGCGGGGACGGCAAGCCGACCGACCGCGCCATCCTCCAGTCCGATCTCGACAAGGCGACACCCTACAACACCTATGTGATCAAGGGGCTGCCGCCCACGCCGATCGCCATCGTCGGACGCGCAGCACTCGAGGCCGTGGCGAACCCGTCGCACACCACCGACCTCTACTTCGTCGCCGATGGCACGGGCGGCCACGCCTTCGCCAAGACACTCGACGAGCACAACGTCAACGTGAAGCGCTGGCGCAAGCTAGAGGCCGACAAGGCCGCTGAAGCCGCCAAGGCCGCTGAAGGTGCCAAGGAAGAGGGGCAGGCCGACCCGGAGTGATCCGGGCGGCACGGAGCTGCATTTCCGTTGGGGATTTCGCAGGGTCCCC contains:
- a CDS encoding cyclopropane-fatty-acyl-phospholipid synthase family protein, with protein sequence MKFIIDSIVSKLVRRGNLQITFCDGAITRFGDGSGTPVSIRLNTRGAQWGLIIDPSYYLGHCYGTGDIEIIEGDMYELLKTIFTGNPDFQYYDSRWNRLLERARFLLRWVNERNGLRRSRSNVQHHYDLTGELYDLFLDNDRQYSCAYFETPDQSLDDAQLAKKRHIAAKLLMGRPGLSVLDIGSGWGGMALYLARYLGAKVTGVTLSNEQFAISTARAKAEGLSNDVHFLLEDYRNAPNTYDRIVSVGMFEHVGRPNYLTYFKKCSALLRRDGVMVLHTIGRTDRPTSNNPFIEKYIFPGGYIPALSEVMRAVEKSGLGVTDIEILRIHYAETLRHWRERFMAQRDKAKELYDEAFCRIWEFYLAASESAFRWQNLVIFQLQIAHDPTVVPLTRNYLESGENCLKARESDGRGQSPGARKFPHEASF
- the rplI gene encoding 50S ribosomal protein L9, whose product is MDVILLERIAKLGQMGETVKVRDGFARNYLLPLGKALRANAANKARFEAERATLEARNLERKSEAQKVAEKLDGKNFVIVRSAGETGQLYGSVAARDIVDSLVAEGFNVGRNQIELNTPIKTIGLHKVVLHLHAEVAISIQLNVARSADEAERQAKGESLTSADAIYGVDEDALRPEDFFDPEAEGEGEEA
- the rpsF gene encoding 30S ribosomal protein S6; translated protein: MALYEHVFLARQDVSAQQVEALVEQYKGVIEANGGKVGRVENWGLKSLTYRIKKNRKAHYALMDIDAPAAAVQEMERQMRINEDVLRYMTIAVEAHEEGPSAMMQKRDRDDRPRRDGDRPDRGFGDRGPRRDGDRPDRGDRRPREDRA
- a CDS encoding M4 family metallopeptidase translates to MPKSVLLKLSEDDRLSKAVRDGLANTAKLDAETRKIREQALKLTRTSFAVSQGIATLAAAPSVLVYDCKNSQALPGTPISNPGSSADGTIKRAFDTTTAVAKFYKTLFGRNSIDNAGMTMQSSVHYGVNYNNAFWNGFQMTYGDGDGAIFVDFTQGDDVVCHELTHGVTQYSLQLAYANQAGGLNESASDVFGVMFNQWRASQTGGTTSWLIGGDIMGSQAKASGYTCLRDMADPGGNHCLAPQPVHYSDYAPGMDPHESSGIPNFAFYKIATAIGGNSWDKPGQIWYRTLTGSRPSPNMRMKTFANRTRKWAAKLYPGDAAVAQAVDDGWQQVGL
- the rpsR gene encoding 30S ribosomal protein S18, which codes for MADISSAPARRPFHRRRKTCPFSGANAPKIDYKDVRLLSRYISERGKIVPSRITAVSQKKQRELAKAIKRARFLGLLPYVVA
- a CDS encoding DUF2232 domain-containing protein; the encoded protein is MKNLNWTSIAIGLVAGVTAALLSLSANAQSTLAIFLYAASALPILIAGLGWGNASAFIAVIAAGLTASTLVSSHFALLIVIITLIPAGWLSNLANLARPATELGGPDNALAWYPLSNILTHLALMVTLGMIAVGMIVGYDSTMADRLVEIVLQTLQEQEPLYNPDPAAVAQIKAIFALALPLVQGALWVFLLFAAYYIALFIVRASGKGLRPREDMPAALRMHRNAIFVFLGGLVLTFAGGVPAIIGALICGTFGAGFVLSGFAVLHHRSRGKVWRLAALWLAYVSVLLFTIPVIAILVLGLSDTRRTIALTPTGPSEKPRTPSI
- a CDS encoding replicative DNA helicase is translated as MNDVVRKLASQGRDNAEPHHREAPGNIEAEQALLGAILVNNDAYYRVSDFLKPSHFHEPLHRKIFELAGDTIRMGKIATTITLKTHLPSDSKVGDLTIPQYLARLASEAVTIINAEDYGRAIYDLALRRSLITIGEDMVNIAFDAPLDMPPQNQIEDAERRLFELAETGRYDGGFQSFNDAVALAIDMAGAAFERDGSLSGISTGIQSLDARMGGLQRSDLIVLAGRPGMGKTSLATNIAYNIAAAYEPEIQADGSFKAKNGGVVGFYSLEMSSEQLATRIISEQTEVSSSKIRRGDISEADFEKLVACSQMMQKVPLFIDQTGGISIAQLSARARRLKRQRGLDCLVVDYIQLMTGSGKSNENRVQEITQITTGLKALGKELNVPIIALSQLSRQVENREDKRPQLSDLRESGSIEQDADVVLFVFREEYYVKNLEPRDEFDPKYEEWKMQFEKVKGTADVIIAKQRHGPTGTVKLAFQSEYTRFTDLADPSFTQYEH
- a CDS encoding protealysin inhibitor emfourin, which produces MDDLKIERIGGLAGFGLPKSRIKSRGAMTFDQLSESDKKSVEQLFATAGKAKPSPMRDSFICRITWQTTSGVRTIEVPEEAVPSALTSVIRDELE